The Luteitalea sp. genome has a window encoding:
- a CDS encoding amidohydrolase, producing the protein MHRSFVTVTLGVALVGVAALLSCPDLSAQTLSVPASLGHQVDEGAAAMVSRLVETRRDIHRHPELGFREKRTADLVARRLQELGFDEVRTGIGVTGVVGILKGGKPGKVVALRADMDALPIPELNDVPYKSTVENVKHACGHDAHVAIALGVAELLSGMRAEIPGTVMVFFQPAEEGDPDGGDTGALRMLQDGLFAETKPEAVFGLHVMPTLDVGTIGYNVGSAMASSDRFKISIVGQKTHAAYPHTGLDPVPIAAEVILALQTIPSRLVNATTPTVVSVGAIHGGNRFNIIADRVELEGTVRTLTKEGSGQVKALMESLVKGMTSGYGAQYEFEYEQKAPVTYNDPDLTTASLPVLEAIVGKDALVVPPPQMGAEDFAFYQQETPGFYYFLGVRNEARNITAMIHTEQFDLDEEALPIGVRAMSTLLLDFLFRQ; encoded by the coding sequence ATGCACCGTAGCTTTGTCACTGTCACCTTGGGAGTCGCGCTCGTGGGCGTAGCCGCACTGCTTTCGTGTCCAGATCTGAGCGCCCAGACGCTGAGCGTTCCGGCGTCGCTCGGCCACCAAGTCGACGAGGGGGCCGCCGCGATGGTGTCCAGGCTCGTCGAAACGCGGCGGGACATCCATCGGCACCCGGAGCTCGGGTTTCGCGAGAAGCGCACGGCGGATCTCGTGGCGCGACGGCTGCAGGAGCTGGGCTTCGACGAGGTTCGCACCGGCATCGGCGTGACCGGCGTCGTCGGCATCCTGAAAGGTGGGAAACCGGGGAAGGTGGTTGCGCTGCGCGCGGATATGGACGCCCTGCCCATTCCCGAGCTCAATGACGTGCCCTACAAATCAACGGTTGAAAACGTGAAGCACGCCTGTGGCCATGATGCCCATGTCGCCATCGCGCTCGGCGTGGCGGAGCTGCTGAGTGGCATGCGCGCAGAGATTCCTGGCACCGTGATGGTGTTCTTCCAGCCGGCGGAGGAAGGCGATCCAGACGGTGGCGACACCGGCGCGCTGCGTATGCTGCAGGACGGCCTGTTCGCAGAGACGAAACCGGAGGCGGTGTTTGGCCTGCACGTGATGCCGACGCTCGACGTCGGCACCATCGGGTACAACGTTGGCTCGGCAATGGCAAGCAGCGACCGATTCAAGATCAGCATCGTTGGTCAGAAGACCCACGCCGCCTACCCACATACAGGCCTCGATCCGGTGCCGATTGCCGCCGAGGTCATCCTCGCGCTCCAAACAATCCCGAGCCGGCTCGTCAACGCGACGACACCGACGGTGGTGTCCGTGGGCGCTATCCACGGGGGGAATCGGTTCAACATCATTGCCGACCGTGTCGAGCTCGAAGGAACGGTGCGCACGCTGACGAAGGAAGGGTCGGGGCAGGTCAAGGCCCTGATGGAGAGTCTCGTGAAGGGCATGACGAGTGGCTATGGCGCCCAGTACGAATTCGAGTACGAGCAGAAGGCACCCGTGACATACAACGATCCCGATCTCACGACAGCCTCGCTCCCCGTCCTGGAAGCCATCGTGGGCAAGGATGCTCTGGTGGTGCCGCCTCCCCAGATGGGTGCCGAAGACTTCGCCTTCTACCAGCAAGAGACGCCCGGCTTCTATTACTTTCTGGGCGTCCGGAATGAGGCCCGGAACATCACGGCCATGATTCACACCGAGCAGTTCGACTTGGACGAGGAGGCCCTGCCGATTGGCGTCCGGGCCATGAGCACGCTCCTCCTCGACTTTCTCTTCCGGCAGTGA
- a CDS encoding membrane dipeptidase yields the protein MRIPSLPVIVISGSLVAAATLAASGPILPGPQASPAPVAEAAQIERARALLGRVPLIDGHNDLPWALREKVHYDLTKMDVRRSQPGLMTDIPRLREGRLGGQFWSVYVPASLQGEAAVTATLEQIDAVYLLAQKYADTFEIAATADEVERIFKGGKIASFAGVEGGHSIDSSLGTLRMMYRMGARYMTLTHSSNTPWADSATDDPRHDGLTRFGEEVVREMNRLGMLVDLSHVSPETMADALRVTEAPVIFSHSSARALTDHPRNVPDDILRQLPKNGGVVMVTFVPDFVSPKGGAHYTAQQAERERLERLHPSDEEAREAGLRAWRKAHPSPTAALTDVANHIDHIRERAGVDHIGIGSDFDGIESTPVGLEDVSTYPALFAELLTRGYSEGDLEKIAGRNVLRVMRQAESVAARLQSARPPSVATLDELDGK from the coding sequence ATGCGGATTCCTTCGTTGCCAGTGATCGTGATCAGTGGGAGCCTTGTCGCTGCAGCCACGCTCGCCGCGAGCGGCCCAATCCTGCCGGGTCCCCAGGCGTCGCCGGCGCCGGTGGCCGAGGCTGCCCAGATCGAGCGGGCGCGCGCGCTGCTCGGCCGTGTGCCCCTCATCGATGGACACAACGACCTGCCATGGGCCCTGCGCGAGAAGGTGCACTACGATCTCACCAAGATGGACGTTCGCCGTTCTCAGCCCGGCCTCATGACCGACATCCCTCGGCTCCGTGAGGGCCGCTTGGGTGGCCAGTTCTGGTCGGTGTACGTGCCCGCGAGCTTACAGGGTGAAGCGGCAGTGACCGCAACATTGGAGCAGATAGACGCTGTCTACCTCCTCGCCCAGAAATACGCCGACACGTTCGAGATCGCGGCGACGGCAGACGAAGTGGAGCGGATCTTCAAGGGTGGCAAGATTGCATCGTTCGCGGGCGTGGAAGGCGGCCACTCGATCGATAGCTCACTCGGGACGCTTCGCATGATGTACCGCATGGGTGCGCGCTACATGACGCTGACTCATAGCAGCAATACGCCGTGGGCCGACTCCGCCACTGACGACCCGCGCCACGATGGCCTCACGCGCTTCGGCGAGGAGGTGGTCCGCGAGATGAACCGACTGGGCATGCTCGTAGATCTCAGCCATGTGTCGCCAGAGACGATGGCAGACGCTCTACGTGTGACTGAAGCTCCGGTCATCTTTTCGCACTCGTCTGCGCGCGCCCTCACCGACCATCCGCGCAATGTGCCGGACGACATCCTCCGTCAGCTGCCAAAGAACGGCGGCGTCGTGATGGTGACGTTCGTCCCGGACTTCGTCTCACCAAAGGGTGGCGCGCACTACACCGCCCAGCAAGCCGAGCGCGAACGCCTCGAACGCCTTCACCCAAGCGACGAAGAGGCGCGAGAAGCCGGCCTCCGGGCTTGGCGAAAGGCGCATCCGTCACCAACGGCGGCACTGACGGACGTGGCCAACCACATCGACCACATCCGTGAGCGCGCCGGGGTCGACCACATCGGGATTGGTAGCGATTTCGATGGGATTGAATCGACGCCAGTAGGTTTGGAAGACGTGTCCACATACCCGGCGCTCTTCGCCGAGCTGCTCACGCGCGGGTACAGCGAGGGCGACCTCGAGAAGATTGCCGGTCGCAATGTGCTGCGCGTCATGCGGCAGGCTGAGTCGGTGGCTGCCAGGCTGCAGTCGGCACGACCGCCCTCTGTGGCCACACTCGACGAGCTCGATGGGAAATAA
- a CDS encoding cob(I)yrinic acid a,c-diamide adenosyltransferase — protein sequence MPRLTRLYTRKGDDGATGLGGGQRVGKDSARVAAYGTIDELSSTIGVALAIGLSPHLAEVLPAIQNELLNLGADLCFVEEDKQRLTLPQIEQRHIEALERLIDELTAIVGPLENFILPGGAPGAAQLHLARTVCRRAERDVVALSRAEPIGRLVLPYLNRLSDALFAMARYENHERNVREPLWDSTRT from the coding sequence ATGCCGCGGCTGACTCGACTCTACACGCGAAAAGGCGATGACGGTGCGACCGGCCTTGGCGGAGGGCAGCGGGTCGGTAAGGACTCCGCGCGGGTTGCGGCATACGGCACGATCGACGAGCTGAGCTCCACCATCGGCGTGGCGCTCGCGATCGGTCTCTCCCCACACCTCGCGGAAGTCCTTCCGGCGATCCAGAATGAGCTACTCAATCTCGGTGCTGATCTGTGCTTCGTCGAGGAGGACAAACAGAGGCTGACGCTCCCGCAGATCGAGCAGCGACATATCGAAGCGCTCGAGCGCCTCATCGACGAGCTCACCGCGATCGTCGGCCCGCTCGAGAACTTCATTCTGCCCGGCGGCGCTCCTGGCGCAGCGCAGCTCCACCTTGCGCGCACCGTCTGCCGGCGCGCGGAGCGCGACGTGGTGGCCTTGTCGCGCGCGGAGCCGATCGGGCGGCTCGTCCTGCCGTACCTCAATCGGCTTTCCGACGCGCTGTTCGCCATGGCTCGCTACGAGAACCACGAACGGAACGTTCGAGAGCCGTTGTGGGATAGCACTAGAACCTGA
- a CDS encoding TonB-dependent receptor, with the protein MLITSGRLDTVALRVFFLLLRCVMRLVSYRAHGRRLGCPDGPACSRAQNWRASASLWIASVMALVLCSMTAVTAAQVAGIEVRGRVTDEGQAVLPGVTVIIEELKTVVTTGGDGTYVFEGVAPGTYHVRVTLEGYRPERQEITVGEQGLSRDFTLHADLHYSEVVSVSPAPRDPFESFQPTSVLAGQDLALKMEGSLGALLKNEPGVAERSLGSAPARPVIRGMDGDRVLVLQDGVRTGDLSSQSADHGVMVNPLAAERVEVVRGPATLLYGANAIGGLVNVITSEIPMQPMSGVGGAAQLDLASAAGEAGGAADITVGGGRWAMNAGGSGQRSGDIDTPLGDVDNSQSRGGMGHVGLGYTADNGYVGGSYAYDDRQYGVPMVEEGETELTPRQHAFTLRGERRGLSGFIRSLRGSLGVTRYTHDELDAGEVATTFDNDATDLQLLASYRPVGRLSGSFGVSGLVRSFSVVGAEALAPPVDQGGFGLFTYQEITWPHITLQFGARYDRASFSPAELRARDFDNASASGGVLFRPTDATTIAVSFARAARNPALEELYFFGAHPGNFSFEIGNDDLESEVAYGLDVAFRWRLSRFSGEVSYFRNSVDNYIFRNPISEEEFEGRFGELEEEEEHEEGEHEEEDEGEHGHGHEGLQFIEFVGRDALLQGVEAHADLHVTDALVIEGLLDYVRGELRTTNDPLPRMPPLRVSVGAKYHWNALQVGGRLTGLAEQDRIFGEETPTDSATLLDLFGAYSFMTRGVLNTITLSFDNVTDELYRNHLSYIKDLVAERGRNVKVVYSIRF; encoded by the coding sequence ATGCTGATCACGTCTGGTCGGCTGGACACCGTGGCATTGCGGGTTTTCTTTCTGCTTTTGAGGTGTGTGATGCGATTGGTTTCTTACAGGGCGCACGGCAGGCGCCTCGGTTGCCCGGACGGGCCTGCATGCAGTCGCGCGCAGAACTGGCGAGCGAGTGCGAGCCTTTGGATTGCGAGTGTGATGGCACTCGTCCTGTGCTCGATGACGGCCGTGACTGCGGCCCAGGTCGCGGGCATAGAAGTGCGCGGTCGAGTGACCGATGAAGGACAAGCCGTGCTGCCCGGAGTCACGGTGATCATCGAAGAGCTCAAGACGGTCGTGACGACTGGTGGGGATGGGACTTATGTGTTTGAAGGCGTGGCGCCGGGGACCTATCACGTGCGCGTCACGTTAGAGGGCTATCGACCTGAGCGTCAGGAGATCACGGTCGGCGAGCAGGGGTTGTCGCGGGACTTCACGTTACATGCCGACCTCCACTACTCCGAGGTCGTGTCGGTGAGCCCGGCGCCTCGGGACCCCTTCGAGTCGTTCCAGCCAACCTCTGTGCTGGCGGGTCAGGATCTGGCGCTCAAGATGGAAGGCTCGTTAGGCGCTCTGCTGAAGAACGAGCCGGGAGTGGCCGAGCGGTCGCTCGGCTCGGCGCCAGCGCGCCCCGTCATTCGTGGCATGGACGGCGACCGTGTGCTCGTGCTGCAAGACGGCGTGCGGACCGGAGATCTGTCGAGCCAGTCGGCCGATCACGGCGTTATGGTCAACCCGCTTGCCGCTGAGCGAGTGGAGGTCGTCCGCGGGCCGGCGACGCTGCTCTACGGCGCCAATGCCATCGGTGGCCTGGTCAACGTCATCACGAGCGAGATCCCAATGCAGCCGATGAGCGGTGTCGGCGGCGCCGCGCAGCTCGATCTCGCGTCGGCGGCCGGTGAAGCTGGTGGCGCGGCAGATATCACCGTGGGCGGCGGCCGGTGGGCGATGAACGCCGGCGGTAGCGGCCAGCGCAGCGGCGACATCGACACGCCGCTCGGCGACGTGGACAACTCGCAGTCGCGCGGCGGCATGGGACACGTCGGTCTCGGCTACACGGCTGACAATGGGTACGTCGGCGGCAGTTACGCGTACGACGATCGGCAATACGGTGTGCCCATGGTGGAGGAAGGGGAAACCGAGCTCACACCGCGCCAGCACGCCTTCACGCTGCGAGGCGAGCGCCGTGGTCTCTCTGGGTTCATCCGGTCTCTCCGCGGCTCGCTGGGGGTGACGCGTTACACGCACGACGAGCTCGACGCCGGAGAGGTTGCAACGACATTCGACAACGATGCGACCGACCTGCAGTTGCTTGCGAGCTACCGGCCGGTAGGGCGGCTCTCGGGAAGCTTCGGTGTCTCTGGCCTCGTGCGGTCGTTCTCGGTGGTCGGGGCGGAGGCGCTCGCGCCCCCGGTCGACCAGGGCGGATTTGGACTGTTCACGTATCAAGAGATCACTTGGCCGCACATCACGCTCCAGTTCGGGGCTCGCTACGACCGAGCGTCGTTCTCGCCGGCCGAGCTCCGCGCGCGTGACTTCGACAACGCATCGGCGTCCGGCGGTGTGCTGTTTCGCCCCACCGACGCGACCACCATCGCGGTGAGCTTCGCGCGCGCGGCCCGAAACCCTGCCCTGGAAGAGCTGTACTTTTTCGGCGCCCATCCCGGAAACTTCTCGTTCGAGATCGGCAACGACGATCTCGAGTCGGAGGTCGCCTACGGCCTGGATGTGGCCTTCCGTTGGCGGCTATCCCGCTTCTCGGGAGAGGTGAGCTATTTTCGGAACAGCGTCGACAACTACATCTTCCGGAACCCGATCAGCGAGGAAGAGTTCGAGGGTCGTTTTGGTGAGCTCGAAGAAGAAGAGGAGCACGAAGAGGGAGAGCACGAGGAGGAGGACGAGGGCGAGCACGGTCACGGCCACGAAGGGCTGCAGTTCATCGAGTTCGTGGGTCGCGATGCTCTCCTGCAAGGTGTCGAGGCCCACGCCGACCTTCATGTCACCGACGCGCTGGTGATCGAGGGCCTGCTCGACTACGTTCGCGGTGAGCTCCGGACGACCAACGATCCCTTGCCCCGGATGCCGCCGCTACGCGTTTCGGTCGGGGCGAAGTACCACTGGAACGCTCTCCAGGTGGGTGGGCGCCTGACGGGCCTCGCCGAGCAAGATCGCATCTTCGGCGAGGAGACGCCCACCGACAGTGCGACCCTTCTGGACCTGTTTGGCGCTTACTCGTTCATGACGCGCGGGGTCCTCAATACGATCACGCTCAGTTTCGACAACGTGACGGATGAGCTCTACCGCAATCACCTCTCCTATATCAAGGATCTGGTGGCGGAGCGTGGCCGCAACGTCAAGGTGGTATACAGCATCAGGTTCTAG
- a CDS encoding SGNH/GDSL hydrolase family protein: MTPRRHHLIKGARQCNALSICLLTCLLLIIAGCDDNDGPTAPTPPTEPNTAVYSALGASDAIGAGSSGVCAPFANCPNGMGYVQLIERHLRATQEEVTLVNLGLPGAVLSPEIERLGDDLGRQIFGNFLEREAPFILPGSTLVTIFAGANDTNTIAAAIEAGRSDGELHPYIDRWVDVFARDAVAVLERIRDRAPTARIVIANLPNLAALPYVASRPTEDRQIMQEISVRLTTRAINPLSGRGVLVVDSMCDARSYDPGLYSSDGFHPNDAGYAYFAEIYLAAITSGTTATPPASCSYMQLVPRL, from the coding sequence GTGACACCGCGGCGTCATCATCTGATCAAAGGGGCTAGGCAATGTAACGCTCTATCGATCTGCCTCCTCACCTGTCTCTTGCTCATAATCGCGGGCTGCGACGATAACGATGGTCCGACCGCGCCGACTCCGCCCACCGAACCCAATACAGCAGTTTATTCCGCCTTGGGCGCCAGCGACGCCATTGGCGCCGGCAGCAGCGGCGTGTGCGCGCCTTTCGCCAACTGCCCCAACGGTATGGGTTACGTCCAGCTCATCGAGCGACACTTGCGTGCAACTCAGGAGGAAGTCACGCTGGTCAACCTTGGCCTTCCCGGTGCGGTCCTCAGCCCGGAGATCGAGCGGCTCGGCGACGACCTCGGTCGCCAGATCTTCGGGAACTTCCTCGAGCGAGAGGCACCATTCATACTTCCGGGGAGCACGCTGGTCACCATCTTCGCCGGTGCCAACGATACGAACACGATTGCAGCGGCCATCGAGGCGGGCCGGTCAGACGGCGAGCTTCACCCCTACATCGATCGCTGGGTCGATGTCTTTGCACGCGATGCCGTTGCGGTGTTGGAACGCATTCGCGACCGTGCTCCGACGGCGCGCATCGTCATTGCCAATCTTCCGAACCTCGCGGCCCTCCCCTACGTGGCCAGCCGGCCAACCGAGGATCGTCAGATCATGCAGGAGATCTCGGTCAGGCTCACCACGCGCGCCATCAACCCGTTGTCCGGTCGTGGCGTGCTGGTCGTGGATTCGATGTGCGACGCCAGGTCCTACGACCCAGGGCTGTACTCGTCCGACGGCTTCCACCCGAATGACGCGGGCTACGCGTATTTCGCCGAGATCTACCTCGCAGCGATCACGAGTGGGACCACCGCAACACCTCCGGCAAGCTGCAGCTATATGCAGCTCGTCCCGCGGTTGTGA
- a CDS encoding peptidase M14: protein MMQSFILAGTLALAAQGQPSTQAPPFAPGVRYDEKIPTLEQVVGHEPGAEITAPDEIVAYLQALQEAAPERTRLIEYARSWEGRPLYVLAVGSPERMQQFETVKERVQQLANPRRATPGAEAQLIRTLPVLVWLMHGVHGDEISSGDAALLEAYHLLAAQDDPDVDLIRREAIVFIDPMQNPDGRARFLATTMAGRAREPDPEPLAAEHDQPWPGGRTNHYLFDMNRDWFGQSQPETRGRTRFFLTWFPQVVVDLHEMGGNSTYYFAPPANPLNPHISKEQVTWFETFGKANAARFDERGFSYFIREQYDSFYPGYGESWPIFHGAVGMTYEQASARGLVLRRTDEALLTYRDGVLHHFTAAITTAATAARNRAALLRDFASYRRTAVAEGEGGPVRAYVLAPGGDPSRARRLARLLVEQGFDVGETLAPVTLGTRELPAGAFVVPAAQPAARLLRNLLELEVAQPEDFVEEQDRRRKKRLPDQIYDVTAWSLPALFDVELIESRRPISVETRAVEGRADDGPQAHAAPSTEGAVPGQPSNGTSGARALPAARVGYLLPWGSSTAGAVIEALREGLRVRFTGRPFTLGDRRYPIGAAIVRRAENPDDLPTRLAAIVARHDAEAVPADSAYVEDGASLGSNEVVALKRPRVLLAWDRPTQSLSAGAARYVLEQRFGQAATAVRVSSLDRVELSRYDVLILPSGDYRTAITDETLKKVKYWVSAGGTLVTLGDASRWATRKAVGLLATTPELRDGRPATEPVEDENAGAAKQDEQRKAPSQPINLDEAIEPEREQPFEIPGTLTRVLLDQEHWLSAGTDGEIQAMVSGRRVFTPLKLDKGRNVGLYAKRDQLVVSGLMWPESQTLLANKAYLMHQPLGEGHVVGFAEEPNFRAFAEATELLFINAILLGPAY from the coding sequence ATGATGCAGTCGTTCATTCTTGCCGGCACATTGGCCCTTGCTGCTCAAGGGCAACCCTCCACACAGGCGCCGCCATTTGCTCCAGGCGTTCGCTACGATGAAAAGATCCCAACGCTCGAGCAGGTCGTTGGCCACGAGCCTGGCGCGGAAATCACGGCGCCAGATGAGATCGTGGCGTACCTGCAAGCGCTGCAGGAGGCAGCACCCGAGCGCACGCGCCTGATCGAGTATGCGCGCTCGTGGGAAGGCCGGCCACTCTACGTGCTCGCGGTCGGGTCGCCAGAACGGATGCAGCAGTTCGAGACGGTCAAAGAGCGCGTGCAGCAGCTCGCAAACCCGCGTCGCGCGACGCCGGGAGCGGAGGCGCAGCTCATTCGCACCCTGCCCGTGCTCGTGTGGCTCATGCACGGCGTGCACGGTGACGAGATCTCGTCTGGCGATGCCGCGTTGCTCGAGGCGTATCACCTGCTGGCCGCACAAGACGATCCAGACGTCGATCTGATCCGTCGCGAAGCGATTGTCTTCATCGATCCCATGCAGAACCCTGACGGCCGCGCTCGATTCCTGGCGACGACCATGGCGGGCCGCGCCCGGGAGCCGGATCCGGAGCCGCTCGCGGCCGAGCACGATCAGCCGTGGCCCGGGGGCCGCACCAACCATTACCTCTTCGACATGAATCGGGACTGGTTCGGCCAGTCCCAACCGGAGACCCGCGGCCGCACGCGGTTCTTTCTCACCTGGTTTCCACAGGTCGTCGTCGATCTGCACGAGATGGGCGGCAACTCGACCTACTACTTCGCACCGCCTGCGAATCCACTCAATCCACACATCTCGAAGGAGCAGGTGACGTGGTTCGAGACGTTTGGCAAGGCCAACGCCGCGCGATTCGACGAGCGCGGCTTCAGTTACTTCATTCGTGAGCAGTACGATTCTTTCTATCCGGGGTACGGCGAGTCGTGGCCAATCTTCCACGGCGCCGTGGGCATGACTTACGAGCAGGCCTCAGCCCGTGGGCTCGTGCTCCGGCGGACGGACGAGGCGCTGCTCACCTATCGCGACGGCGTGTTGCACCATTTCACCGCCGCCATCACGACGGCCGCCACCGCCGCGCGCAACCGCGCGGCGCTGCTGCGCGACTTTGCCTCCTACCGACGCACCGCCGTGGCCGAAGGTGAGGGCGGGCCGGTCCGGGCGTACGTCCTTGCGCCCGGCGGCGATCCATCACGGGCGCGACGACTTGCCCGCCTCCTGGTCGAGCAGGGCTTCGACGTCGGTGAGACACTGGCGCCAGTGACCCTCGGCACGCGCGAGCTACCGGCCGGCGCCTTCGTCGTGCCCGCCGCGCAGCCCGCGGCCCGGCTCCTGCGAAATCTCCTCGAGCTCGAGGTCGCACAGCCCGAAGACTTCGTCGAGGAGCAAGATCGCCGCCGCAAGAAGCGTCTTCCGGATCAGATCTACGACGTCACGGCGTGGAGCCTGCCGGCACTATTCGACGTCGAGCTGATCGAGTCGAGGCGGCCCATTTCCGTGGAGACCCGGGCGGTCGAGGGAAGGGCCGACGACGGGCCTCAGGCGCACGCGGCGCCATCGACCGAAGGCGCCGTTCCGGGCCAGCCTTCCAACGGGACGAGCGGTGCGCGCGCGCTCCCTGCGGCCCGTGTCGGATATTTGCTGCCTTGGGGATCGAGCACGGCCGGAGCCGTGATCGAAGCGCTCCGAGAGGGCCTCCGCGTGCGCTTCACGGGCCGGCCGTTTACGCTCGGCGACCGCCGTTACCCAATTGGTGCCGCGATCGTCCGTCGCGCCGAGAACCCTGACGATCTCCCGACACGACTTGCCGCAATCGTGGCTCGCCACGATGCGGAAGCGGTCCCAGCCGACAGCGCGTACGTCGAAGACGGCGCCTCACTCGGCAGCAACGAGGTGGTCGCGCTGAAGCGTCCACGCGTTCTCCTCGCGTGGGACAGGCCCACGCAGAGCCTGTCAGCCGGTGCGGCACGCTACGTGCTCGAGCAGCGCTTTGGCCAGGCGGCCACTGCCGTTCGCGTGTCATCCCTTGATCGCGTCGAGCTGTCGCGTTATGACGTGCTGATTCTGCCATCCGGCGACTACCGCACCGCCATCACCGACGAGACGCTGAAGAAGGTCAAATACTGGGTCTCTGCAGGCGGCACGCTGGTGACGCTCGGCGACGCCTCGCGCTGGGCGACGCGGAAGGCCGTCGGTCTGCTGGCCACCACGCCGGAGCTCAGGGATGGACGGCCCGCGACGGAACCAGTCGAAGACGAGAACGCCGGTGCCGCCAAGCAGGACGAGCAACGGAAGGCGCCGAGCCAGCCGATCAATCTCGACGAAGCAATCGAGCCCGAACGCGAACAACCCTTCGAGATACCAGGCACGCTCACGCGCGTCTTGCTCGACCAGGAGCACTGGCTCAGCGCGGGCACGGATGGCGAGATCCAGGCGATGGTCTCCGGCCGCCGGGTGTTTACGCCGCTGAAGTTGGACAAGGGACGAAACGTCGGGCTGTATGCCAAGCGCGATCAACTCGTCGTGAGTGGGTTGATGTGGCCAGAATCGCAGACACTCCTCGCCAACAAGGCTTATCTCATGCACCAACCCCTCGGTGAAGGCCATGTGGTGGGCTTTGCCGAAGAACCGAACTTTCGTGCATTTGCCGAGGCCACCGAGCTGCTGTTCATCAACGCCATCCTCCTCGGCCCGGCGTATTAA
- a CDS encoding HAD-IB family phosphatase encodes MKHYLLISDFDQTLSHNDSGLVLSQLLGVPDFEARVRGLAQINFVQQGAELAYLMLHDPEFRRVRREHLIETGKRIRLKRNIDFLARFVESIEGHQFHFFVISAAPEEVIKSALEGLVPPDRIFGARFNYHAGTGEIESIARIPAGYGKVAVLMDLQSRLRIASDRVVYVGDGSSDIHVMLHVNRRDGFTIAVSENKYITPIAKRTIMSDDALSALVPILEDILLWDTARVRVHFETHGFLIQEWDKVRTDWLTIRDSGPDVASESAHV; translated from the coding sequence ATGAAGCACTATTTATTGATCAGTGATTTCGATCAAACCCTCAGCCACAACGATTCTGGCCTCGTCCTCAGTCAATTGCTCGGTGTGCCTGATTTCGAGGCACGCGTTCGCGGACTGGCCCAGATCAACTTCGTGCAGCAAGGCGCCGAGCTCGCGTATCTCATGCTCCACGATCCCGAATTTCGTCGGGTGCGGCGGGAGCACCTGATCGAGACCGGTAAGCGCATCCGCTTGAAGCGCAACATCGACTTCCTGGCGCGCTTCGTGGAGAGCATCGAGGGTCACCAGTTTCACTTCTTCGTGATCTCTGCTGCACCGGAAGAGGTGATCAAGTCGGCGCTGGAGGGCCTCGTGCCGCCGGACCGCATCTTCGGCGCACGCTTCAACTACCACGCGGGAACCGGGGAGATCGAGTCCATTGCGCGCATACCGGCCGGCTACGGCAAGGTGGCCGTCCTGATGGACCTGCAGTCGCGTCTCCGCATCGCGTCCGACCGCGTCGTGTACGTGGGCGATGGCAGCTCCGACATCCACGTCATGCTACACGTGAACCGTCGCGATGGCTTCACCATCGCGGTCTCGGAGAACAAGTACATCACGCCCATCGCGAAGCGCACGATCATGAGCGATGACGCGCTGAGCGCCCTCGTGCCGATTCTCGAAGACATCCTGCTGTGGGACACGGCCCGCGTTCGGGTGCACTTCGAGACACACGGCTTCCTCATCCAGGAATGGGACAAGGTGCGAACCGACTGGCTGACGATTCGAGACAGCGGCCCGGACGTTGCGTCGGAGAGCGCCCATGTCTGA